A DNA window from Acomys russatus chromosome 7, mAcoRus1.1, whole genome shotgun sequence contains the following coding sequences:
- the Ascl3 gene encoding achaete-scute homolog 3 translates to MDTRNYPSPPDRLSIFSESAHLPLSRPFYLDPMVTVHLCPEAPVPPPYTDELPLLPFSNDTLIVDNYGEPYPFPFPMPYANYRRCDYAYGPAFIRKRNERERQRVKCVNEGYARLRRHLPEDYLEKRLSKVETLRAAIKYISHLQSLLYPDETGTERNPRTTSCGSLDPALKII, encoded by the coding sequence ATGGATACCAGAAACTACCCCAGCCCTCCGGACAGGCTCTCCATCTTCTCTGAGTCTGCCCACCTGCCCCTGTCCAGACCTTTCTACCTGGACCCCATGGTCACTGTCCATCTGTGCCCCGAGGCCCCAGTGCCGCCCCCTTACACAGAtgagctgcctctgctgccttttTCCAACGATACCCTGATCGTGGACAATTACGGGGAACCGtaccctttccccttccccatgCCTTACGCCAACTACAGGCGCTGTGACTACGCCTACGGGCCGGCCTTCATCCGCAAGAGGAATGAACGGGAGCGGCAGCGAGTCAAGTGTGTGAATGAAGGCTACGCCCGGCTGCGGCGGCACCTGCCGGAGGACTACCTGGAGAAACGACTCAGCAAAGTGGAAACCCTCAGAGCTGCCATCAAGTACATCAGCCACCTGCAGTCTCTCTTGTACCCGGATGAGACTGGGACCGAGAGGAATCCTCGAACCACCAGCTGCGGATCCCTGGATCCTGCTCTGAAAATCATTTGA